Proteins co-encoded in one Nonlabens agnitus genomic window:
- a CDS encoding M14 family metallopeptidase: MRKSLFLSLLFLASIAVQAQLQSPADFLGYEIGTQFSRHADVVRYFEHVAENSDMVTYQEYGMTNERRPLTYAIVTSPANQNNIEQIRKNNLAQTGIIEGNATSDKAIVWLSYNVHGNEASSTEASMVTLYELITTKKDWLENTVVIIDPCVNPDGRDRYANWYNQVASQPYDPLQIAAEHNEPWPGGRPNHYLFDLNRDWAWATQVESQQRLKVYNQWMPQIHVDFHEQGINEPYYFAPAAEPFHEIITDFQREFQTKIGQNHAKYFDNEGWLYFTRERFDLLYPSYGDTYPTYMGAIGMTYEQAGHGRAGLGINNDEGFELTLVDRVAHHKTTGLSTIEVASQNVEKLNTEFEKYFDNSNLTTKSFVFKGSTDQLMALAKLLDRHEIQYGFTGKGKTSGLGYNNDKKTTLEYDTAMVVSTNQPKGKMVQVLFEPNAQLSTPLTYDITAWNLPKAYGLEAVASTSNVSATSATLDIKTDDNTNNTATGYIAKWNSMQDARFLAKLLKAGIKVRFTEKPFVNNGTTYDRGSLIITKSDNKRIDNFGLIVNSVANEFKRGLEPALSSFATSGPDFGSPDVKLISAPRVALLRGERTSSLSYGATWYFFEQDLGYPVTSIDTGDLGRADLSQFDVLVMPDGYYGSLLNESTLNKVKTFVRSGGKVVALSGAVSAFADKDGFGITKNDKDQDSTEEKDEKKDLLIPYAAREESGTTDLITGSIFKITMDKTHPMAFGYGDAYYSLKLGSDSYSYLEDGYNVGWITDDVVNVSGFAGDTAKTKLKNSMVFGEQRLGAGSVIYMVDDPLFRAFWENGKLLFVNSVFLVNNNRPEL, translated from the coding sequence ATGCGCAAATCATTATTCTTAAGTCTGTTATTTCTCGCCAGCATCGCCGTGCAGGCGCAACTCCAATCTCCAGCCGATTTCCTAGGCTATGAAATAGGAACCCAGTTTTCGCGCCATGCCGATGTGGTGCGCTATTTTGAACATGTCGCCGAAAACAGCGATATGGTCACCTATCAGGAATATGGAATGACCAACGAGCGCCGACCGCTTACCTATGCGATCGTGACCAGTCCAGCGAACCAAAACAACATCGAGCAAATCAGAAAAAACAATCTGGCCCAGACAGGAATTATTGAAGGCAATGCGACTTCAGATAAGGCGATTGTTTGGCTATCCTACAACGTGCACGGTAACGAGGCCAGCAGTACTGAGGCTTCCATGGTGACGCTGTATGAATTGATCACGACTAAAAAAGACTGGCTGGAAAACACGGTCGTCATCATCGATCCATGTGTGAATCCAGATGGTCGCGATCGTTATGCCAACTGGTACAATCAGGTGGCGAGCCAGCCGTACGATCCCTTACAAATCGCTGCAGAACACAACGAACCATGGCCTGGTGGTCGTCCCAATCATTATCTTTTTGACCTGAACCGTGATTGGGCTTGGGCCACGCAAGTAGAATCCCAGCAGCGCTTGAAAGTGTACAACCAGTGGATGCCACAAATACATGTGGATTTTCACGAGCAAGGCATTAATGAGCCGTACTATTTCGCTCCGGCAGCAGAACCTTTTCACGAGATCATTACCGATTTCCAACGCGAGTTCCAGACCAAAATAGGACAGAATCACGCCAAGTATTTTGATAATGAAGGCTGGTTGTATTTTACCAGAGAACGCTTTGATTTATTGTACCCTAGTTATGGCGATACTTATCCTACCTACATGGGCGCGATAGGAATGACCTATGAGCAAGCCGGTCACGGCCGTGCTGGATTGGGAATCAACAATGACGAAGGTTTTGAATTGACGCTGGTAGATCGTGTGGCACACCACAAGACTACCGGACTCTCCACTATCGAGGTCGCTTCCCAAAACGTAGAAAAACTCAATACCGAATTTGAGAAATACTTTGACAACAGCAACCTGACTACCAAAAGCTTTGTATTCAAAGGCAGCACCGACCAACTCATGGCACTGGCAAAATTGTTGGACCGTCACGAGATCCAATACGGCTTTACAGGCAAGGGAAAAACCAGCGGTTTAGGCTACAACAACGACAAGAAAACCACATTAGAATACGATACCGCTATGGTCGTTTCTACCAACCAGCCGAAAGGGAAAATGGTCCAAGTGCTTTTTGAGCCTAATGCCCAATTGTCCACACCATTGACCTATGACATTACGGCCTGGAACTTACCCAAAGCCTACGGCCTAGAAGCCGTTGCCAGCACCAGCAACGTTTCTGCGACCAGCGCCACGCTCGATATCAAGACGGATGACAATACCAACAACACAGCGACCGGTTATATTGCCAAATGGAACAGCATGCAAGACGCCAGATTCCTGGCCAAACTATTAAAAGCCGGTATCAAAGTACGCTTTACCGAAAAGCCCTTTGTCAATAACGGCACCACCTACGACCGCGGTAGTTTGATCATTACCAAAAGCGACAACAAAAGAATCGACAACTTTGGTTTGATCGTGAATTCGGTGGCTAATGAATTCAAGCGTGGACTGGAACCAGCACTAAGTTCTTTTGCCACCTCAGGACCAGATTTTGGTTCGCCGGACGTGAAGTTGATCAGTGCGCCACGAGTGGCCTTGTTGCGCGGTGAGCGCACGTCTTCCTTAAGTTATGGTGCGACCTGGTATTTCTTTGAGCAAGACTTGGGTTATCCTGTAACCTCTATCGATACCGGCGATCTAGGCCGTGCCGATTTAAGTCAATTCGACGTGCTGGTCATGCCAGACGGTTACTACGGCAGTTTGCTCAATGAGAGCACACTCAATAAAGTCAAGACTTTTGTACGCAGTGGCGGCAAGGTCGTCGCCTTGTCTGGTGCCGTGAGCGCATTTGCAGACAAAGACGGTTTTGGAATTACCAAAAACGACAAGGATCAAGACTCTACCGAAGAAAAGGACGAGAAGAAAGACCTATTGATCCCCTATGCCGCTCGTGAGGAATCTGGAACCACAGATTTGATCACCGGTAGTATATTCAAGATCACGATGGACAAGACGCACCCTATGGCCTTTGGTTATGGTGATGCCTATTACAGTTTAAAGTTGGGCAGCGATTCCTATAGCTATTTGGAGGACGGTTACAACGTGGGTTGGATCACAGACGATGTGGTGAATGTATCTGGTTTTGCAGGCGACACGGCCAAAACCAAATTAAAGAACTCCATGGTATTTGGCGAGCAGCGTCTGGGTGCTGGTAGCGTGATCTATATGGTGGACGACCCATTGTTTCGCGCCTTCTGGGAGAACGGTAAATTGCTATTTGTCAACTCGGTATTCCTAGTGAATAACAACAGGCCAGAGTTGTAG
- a CDS encoding GIY-YIG nuclease family protein, whose product MRLKDIFSGFDARTDKTDVEKLRLSNPRLWKKLKKQFDTGRKIVLIQLNNGLEEANEKTLRYYLMEYADRFLKYGPQSFPTSFNTLEPFFTYNHHNSILQLHSEEESYGVSLVDFLDFVTEKDFELDKIDFHENIPDNVIYHFTFTTGYDEINFSNNGKTFIVGGLSLVRQGNEVSILIQAGESFEKQEAENYFKENTREKIENSLHPHKKALGMTLENKDEPGVVYFKDRNDLWSHNIGVLFDLQDRSIDIRFVARDENLSFKVFTDDFNAIFNGKESLSEKDFKEYHENQVKELNNYDAVFDFANYCLALPSYVFENEDRIVDVTYETNLNTIIKGPLSKREFSSVSGKYKIFAKPFYYLESKEQTVIISDELTDESFKVEKTGFWKRLNIDEEGFDKKGNKIIGKTWVERNDIFYSTSKGVTKIEQIESYQGENAGYIYIMRQPVHPENIFKVGLTKRNTEKRKKELSNTSSPDKFFIINSYPTKDCIEAEKKIHEKLKKYRLTSRREFFRCDLKIILEACEEIVNRINN is encoded by the coding sequence ATGAGACTAAAAGATATATTTTCGGGGTTTGATGCTCGAACCGATAAAACTGATGTCGAAAAACTAAGATTGAGTAATCCTCGGTTATGGAAAAAGTTAAAAAAGCAATTTGACACAGGACGTAAAATTGTACTTATTCAACTTAACAATGGTTTAGAAGAAGCAAATGAGAAGACTTTGAGATATTATTTAATGGAATATGCAGATAGGTTTTTAAAATACGGACCACAATCATTTCCTACTTCATTTAACACATTAGAACCATTTTTCACTTACAATCATCATAACTCAATATTACAATTACATTCCGAAGAAGAATCTTATGGTGTTTCACTTGTAGATTTTTTGGATTTTGTTACCGAAAAAGATTTTGAATTAGACAAAATCGACTTCCACGAAAATATACCTGATAATGTTATCTACCATTTCACTTTTACCACTGGATATGATGAAATTAATTTTTCAAATAATGGCAAAACATTTATTGTCGGCGGATTATCATTGGTAAGGCAAGGGAATGAAGTGTCTATACTAATACAAGCTGGTGAATCTTTTGAAAAACAAGAGGCAGAAAATTACTTTAAGGAAAATACGAGAGAAAAAATTGAGAACTCTCTACATCCTCATAAAAAGGCTCTTGGAATGACATTAGAAAATAAAGATGAACCAGGCGTCGTCTATTTCAAAGATAGGAATGACTTATGGTCACATAATATTGGTGTTCTATTCGATTTGCAAGATAGAAGCATTGATATTCGTTTCGTTGCAAGAGATGAAAATCTAAGTTTTAAAGTATTTACAGATGACTTTAATGCAATTTTTAATGGCAAAGAAAGTTTGTCCGAAAAAGATTTTAAAGAGTATCACGAAAATCAAGTTAAAGAACTGAATAATTATGACGCTGTTTTTGATTTTGCAAATTATTGTTTAGCACTTCCATCTTATGTGTTTGAAAATGAGGACAGAATTGTAGATGTAACTTATGAGACAAATTTAAATACTATTATAAAAGGACCGCTATCTAAAAGAGAATTTTCTTCTGTATCAGGTAAGTATAAAATTTTTGCAAAACCATTTTATTATCTAGAATCGAAAGAGCAAACTGTTATAATAAGTGATGAACTAACCGACGAAAGTTTTAAAGTTGAAAAAACAGGCTTTTGGAAAAGACTAAATATTGACGAGGAGGGTTTTGATAAAAAAGGAAATAAAATTATTGGTAAAACTTGGGTTGAGAGAAATGATATATTTTATTCTACTTCCAAAGGAGTAACAAAAATTGAACAAATTGAGAGTTATCAAGGTGAGAATGCAGGCTACATTTATATAATGAGACAACCTGTTCACCCTGAAAACATTTTTAAAGTCGGTTTAACGAAAAGAAATACTGAAAAAAGAAAGAAAGAGCTATCTAACACTAGCTCACCTGATAAATTTTTCATAATCAATAGTTATCCGACGAAGGATTGTATTGAGGCGGAAAAAAAAATTCATGAGAAATTGAAAAAATATAGGCTGACTTCAAGAAGAGAATTTTTTAGATGTGACTTGAAAATAATTTTGGAAGCTTGTGAGGAGATTGTTAATAGAATAAATAATTAA
- a CDS encoding NAD(P)H-dependent oxidoreductase codes for MTFLKSMQTRYTTKKYDASKKVDSTKIQDLKEILRLSPSSINSQPWKFTFVSDPEIKEQLSKHSWHNTNKVLDCDTVVVFSRINNLEVFEQHVNENLPQSSVNYYNDYIKPQTVDEIKAWFDKQVYLASGVFLSACAAMDIDATPMEGVEPEKYDEILKQKDHTTLMAVAIGYRDPEDANQPSQKPKSRKDLSDVVESI; via the coding sequence ATGACCTTCCTAAAATCCATGCAGACGCGCTACACAACCAAAAAGTACGACGCGTCAAAGAAAGTTGATAGCACAAAAATTCAAGATCTAAAAGAGATTTTGAGGTTAAGTCCGTCGTCTATCAACAGTCAGCCTTGGAAATTCACTTTTGTTTCAGATCCTGAAATTAAAGAACAGCTTTCCAAGCACTCGTGGCACAATACTAATAAGGTCTTGGATTGTGATACGGTGGTCGTTTTCAGTCGCATCAATAATCTTGAAGTGTTCGAACAACATGTGAACGAAAACCTACCACAAAGCTCCGTCAACTATTATAACGACTATATAAAACCACAAACCGTGGACGAGATCAAGGCCTGGTTTGACAAACAAGTCTATCTAGCGTCAGGAGTTTTCTTAAGCGCCTGTGCCGCTATGGACATCGATGCCACACCTATGGAAGGTGTAGAGCCAGAGAAGTATGACGAAATCCTGAAACAAAAAGATCACACCACGCTCATGGCCGTCGCCATAGGCTACCGAGATCCAGAAGACGCCAACCAGCCTAGTCAAAAGCCAAAGTCAAGGAAGGATTTGAGTGATGTAGTTGAGAGTATTTAG
- a CDS encoding DUF3192 domain-containing protein, with the protein MNKLELGMSKEQVTQILGNDYTIAEKRVQDSNEIEVLSYRDFYNKDEFYLFLFKDQKLEKWYRELLPHDKIEVN; encoded by the coding sequence ATGAATAAACTTGAATTAGGTATGTCCAAAGAACAAGTAACGCAGATATTAGGGAATGACTATACTATTGCAGAAAAGCGAGTTCAAGACAGCAACGAAATAGAAGTTTTATCTTATCGAGACTTTTACAATAAGGACGAATTTTATTTATTCCTTTTTAAGGATCAAAAATTAGAAAAGTGGTATCGAGAGTTACTACCTCATGATAAGATTGAAGTTAATTAA
- a CDS encoding serine hydrolase domain-containing protein has product MTKAILTTILFLTLSQLGFSQTNFDKAKLDSYFQALEQNDKFMGSVAVSKDGEMLYTKSIGYADVENNVEATEETKYRIGSITKTFTAVLVMKAVEEKMLNLSQTINKWFPSIANSSKITLEHLLGHRSGIHNFTDDEEYLTYNTQSKTEQELVGIITNGGSDFEPDSKAEYSNSNFVLLSYILEKTFEKPYSELVQEHIVEPIGLTDTYVFRNLDIANNEAKSYKFLNTWKVEPETDASIPLGAGAITSTPIDLTRFADALFTGKLVTPESLEIMKIIKDVYGKGLFQFPFYENIGYGHTGGIDGFSSVYTYFPESKVSYALTSNGTHINNNDISVAVLNAMYNKPYEIPSFKSYSLTTEDLDPYLGVYASSQIPIKITITKEGATLIAQGTGQPAFPLEATEKDTFKFDQAGAKFEFNPSENAMILFQGGGQILFSKE; this is encoded by the coding sequence ATGACTAAAGCTATTCTCACCACAATTCTGTTTCTTACGTTGAGCCAACTCGGTTTTTCTCAAACCAACTTTGATAAAGCGAAACTGGACAGCTATTTTCAAGCACTAGAACAAAACGACAAATTTATGGGAAGCGTTGCTGTGTCAAAAGATGGCGAAATGCTTTACACCAAATCCATAGGCTACGCAGATGTGGAGAATAATGTAGAAGCCACTGAGGAAACGAAGTATAGAATAGGCTCGATAACAAAAACGTTCACGGCCGTATTAGTAATGAAAGCCGTCGAAGAGAAGATGCTGAACTTAAGTCAAACCATTAACAAGTGGTTTCCATCGATAGCAAACTCAAGCAAAATCACCCTAGAACATTTATTAGGGCATAGAAGCGGTATCCATAACTTTACCGACGATGAAGAATATTTAACCTACAATACCCAGTCAAAAACAGAACAAGAACTAGTAGGTATTATTACCAACGGTGGTAGCGATTTTGAACCAGACAGCAAGGCAGAATACAGTAATTCCAATTTTGTATTGTTGTCCTACATACTTGAAAAGACTTTTGAAAAACCGTATTCAGAATTGGTTCAAGAGCATATTGTTGAACCTATAGGATTGACCGACACCTATGTTTTTAGAAACTTAGATATTGCTAATAATGAAGCCAAATCCTATAAATTTCTTAATACTTGGAAGGTAGAACCAGAGACAGACGCTAGCATTCCGTTAGGTGCTGGAGCCATCACATCAACACCAATAGACCTAACAAGATTTGCAGACGCTTTGTTTACTGGAAAACTGGTAACGCCAGAAAGTTTAGAAATTATGAAAATCATAAAAGACGTTTATGGGAAAGGATTGTTTCAGTTTCCTTTCTATGAAAATATAGGTTATGGTCATACGGGTGGCATTGATGGTTTTAGTTCCGTATATACTTATTTTCCAGAGAGTAAGGTCTCTTATGCCTTAACATCAAATGGAACCCATATCAATAACAACGATATCTCAGTCGCTGTACTAAATGCTATGTATAACAAGCCTTATGAAATTCCTTCCTTTAAAAGTTATAGTCTAACCACGGAAGATCTGGACCCATATTTGGGAGTTTACGCATCCAGCCAAATTCCTATTAAAATTACCATAACCAAAGAAGGAGCTACCTTGATCGCTCAAGGAACTGGTCAACCTGCTTTCCCACTAGAAGCCACAGAAAAAGACACTTTTAAGTTTGATCAAGCAGGAGCAAAATTTGAATTCAATCCTTCAGAAAACGCCATGATCCTATTTCAAGGCGGCGGACAGATTTTGTTTAGTAAAGAGTAA
- a CDS encoding serine hydrolase domain-containing protein produces the protein MKKSQLKNIFRVLFIAASIGSLYFVPWVLVKAWIMPLPDTVQEQVDAIIDYDIDGVVVYVDQAGKAPQFYAAGYKDRANKIPADPHALFKIASINKLYVAVAITKLVHQNKLALDQNLAHYFPELADRIEYADQITVRNMVMHRSGIPNFTEYPGFWENPQDKNTDVLEYALDLPANFAPDTDYEYSNTNYLLLTRLIEKAVGYSHHQFIREQILQPLGLKNTFFSLSEIDLDRLMSGYYVGVEEDIKTNDYGSMIATPQDVGIFLRALNDGTLFTPAEQETYSQIYEYEHGGLIPGYQSLAEYHEDIDTVVIQVMNTTDFEGYNWNLSQIFINRIVKIVRNSTKEAG, from the coding sequence ATGAAAAAATCCCAGCTTAAAAATATATTTAGAGTCTTATTCATCGCAGCCAGTATTGGGTCTCTGTATTTTGTTCCATGGGTTCTGGTAAAAGCCTGGATCATGCCGTTGCCAGATACCGTGCAAGAGCAAGTCGATGCGATCATCGATTATGATATCGATGGCGTAGTAGTGTATGTGGATCAAGCTGGTAAAGCGCCACAATTTTATGCTGCTGGATATAAGGATCGTGCCAATAAGATTCCCGCAGATCCTCATGCTCTTTTCAAGATTGCTAGTATTAATAAGCTTTATGTCGCCGTTGCGATCACTAAATTGGTACACCAGAACAAACTAGCTCTAGACCAGAACCTAGCACATTACTTTCCAGAGCTGGCCGATAGAATTGAGTACGCAGACCAGATCACCGTGCGCAACATGGTCATGCACCGCAGTGGCATCCCTAATTTTACAGAATATCCAGGATTTTGGGAAAACCCTCAAGATAAAAATACTGATGTACTGGAATACGCACTGGATCTACCGGCTAACTTTGCTCCAGATACTGATTATGAATATTCTAACACCAATTACCTATTGCTTACCAGGCTTATCGAAAAGGCTGTAGGCTATTCCCATCATCAATTTATCAGAGAGCAAATCCTACAACCGCTAGGCTTAAAAAACACCTTTTTTAGTTTGAGCGAGATCGACCTGGACCGTTTGATGAGCGGCTATTACGTAGGTGTTGAAGAAGACATCAAGACCAATGATTACGGCTCCATGATTGCCACGCCTCAAGACGTAGGCATATTTCTAAGAGCCTTGAACGACGGCACCTTGTTCACCCCAGCAGAACAAGAAACCTATTCGCAGATTTACGAATACGAACATGGTGGTTTGATACCAGGTTATCAAAGCCTCGCCGAATACCACGAGGACATCGACACGGTCGTCATTCAGGTGATGAATACCACAGATTTTGAAGGTTACAACTGGAATCTTTCCCAGATCTTCATCAACCGCATTGTCAAAATCGTACGCAACAGCACAAAAGAAGCAGGATAG
- a CDS encoding aldo/keto reductase, giving the protein METKQIGTTDLRIPPVAFGCNVLGWTMDRKQSFKVLDELYEMGFNYMDTADVYSRWVDGHEGGESERILGAWMKERGLRGRIIVATKVGMDVGQGHIDLSRSHITQQIEKSLHNLQTDYVDIYFSHRHDPNVEVADVLETYAGLIKEGKVRHVGASSFPLDVFKKAIALHEQHELPKYQIYQPEYSILHRTDFENGYQDFVLQNDIAVTNYWALANGFLTGKYESIDDIKGTSRESNLKKYFDDKGMRVLKALQQVSQDTGISQAGVTIARTIAQPGITAPIVSATKPGQLQAFREAATNSLSKDHLAMLNKASLDG; this is encoded by the coding sequence ATGGAAACCAAACAGATAGGAACTACAGATTTAAGAATCCCACCAGTAGCCTTTGGGTGTAACGTGTTGGGGTGGACCATGGATCGCAAACAGTCCTTTAAAGTGTTGGATGAGTTGTACGAAATGGGATTCAATTACATGGACACGGCAGATGTGTATTCCAGATGGGTCGATGGGCATGAAGGTGGCGAGAGCGAGCGCATTTTGGGCGCCTGGATGAAGGAACGCGGCTTAAGGGGCCGCATCATTGTCGCGACCAAGGTTGGAATGGATGTAGGTCAAGGACACATCGACCTTTCCAGAAGCCACATTACCCAGCAAATTGAGAAAAGTCTCCACAACCTACAAACCGATTATGTAGATATCTATTTCTCACATCGCCATGATCCCAACGTTGAGGTAGCAGATGTGCTGGAGACCTATGCGGGATTGATCAAGGAGGGAAAAGTGAGGCACGTAGGCGCCAGCAGTTTCCCACTGGATGTCTTTAAAAAGGCCATCGCTTTGCATGAGCAACATGAGTTGCCTAAATATCAAATCTACCAGCCAGAATACAGCATCCTACATCGCACCGACTTTGAAAATGGCTATCAGGATTTCGTTCTTCAAAACGATATCGCGGTCACGAATTACTGGGCACTGGCTAACGGTTTCCTCACTGGTAAATATGAGAGCATCGATGACATTAAAGGAACCTCTCGCGAAAGCAATTTGAAGAAATACTTTGACGATAAAGGTATGCGTGTCTTGAAGGCTCTACAACAAGTATCTCAGGACACAGGAATATCACAAGCTGGTGTGACCATTGCGCGGACCATCGCACAGCCGGGAATCACGGCGCCTATCGTGAGTGCCACAAAGCCAGGGCAACTTCAAGCCTTTAGGGAAGCAGCAACCAACTCCTTAAGCAAGGATCATCTTGCTATGTTGAATAAGGCAAGCCTAGACGGGTAA